The following are from one region of the Nostoc cf. commune SO-36 genome:
- the lexA gene encoding transcriptional repressor LexA, with protein MERLTEAQQELYEWLAEYIRSHQHSPSIRQMMQAMNLKSPAPIQSRLEHLRTKGYIEWTEGQARTIRILRPVKQGVPILGTIAAGGLIEPFTDAVDHLDFSNFDLPPQTYALRVAGDSMIEDLITDGDVVFLRPVAEPNHLKNGTIVAARVDGFGTTLKRFYRQGDRVTLKPANPKYNPIEVSAIQVQVQGSLIGVWRGYN; from the coding sequence ATGGAACGTCTAACGGAAGCTCAACAAGAACTTTACGAATGGTTGGCAGAATACATCCGATCGCACCAGCATTCGCCTTCAATTAGGCAAATGATGCAAGCGATGAACTTGAAGTCACCAGCACCAATTCAAAGTCGTTTAGAGCATTTACGCACTAAAGGATATATCGAATGGACTGAAGGACAAGCGCGAACAATTCGGATTTTGCGTCCTGTTAAACAAGGTGTACCAATTTTGGGCACGATCGCGGCTGGTGGTTTAATAGAACCGTTTACTGATGCTGTAGATCATTTAGACTTTTCTAATTTCGATTTACCTCCCCAAACCTATGCTTTGCGCGTAGCTGGCGATAGCATGATTGAAGATTTAATTACTGATGGCGATGTAGTATTTCTGCGTCCAGTAGCAGAACCAAATCATTTAAAAAATGGTACTATCGTTGCCGCCAGAGTCGATGGATTTGGTACTACATTAAAACGTTTTTATCGCCAAGGCGATCGCGTTACCCTTAAACCGGCAAATCCTAAGTACAATCCCATTGAAGTCAGCGCTATACAAGTACAGGTGCAGGGTTCACTCATTGGTGTTTGGCGTGGTTACAACTGA